The window GTGCCGATGATGGCGTACACGACGCCCTTGGCTCCGTAGCCCAGCCTCGCACAGCGCTCCACCCAGCCGCCGCGCGCTGACGCACGCACCTCGTCAGGCACCCGCCCCCAGTTGGGGGATCGCGTCACATTCACCGTTGCCATGTCCGCCCCTCCCTCGACGCTGTCGCGCCGCTAACGGTGTTCACGGCGCACCCAGGCGCCAGCGCGTGCCTGGTCGGCTGGGCTCCTTGCGAGCGGGGGCGGCAGCTCAGCCGGTGGAGGGCCGCGCCAGGTCCTCGTCGGAGCGAGAGGGGGAGAAGTCCCTGCCAGAGGGCGCGGGCACCAGGGGGAGGCTGAAGGAGAACGTCGAGCCTGCCTCGGGAGAGCTCGCCACCCAGATGCGTCCGCCCTGGGCCTCGATCATCTGCCGGCTCAGGTGCAACCCGAGCCCCACCACCCCGGTGTAGCCCTGCGCCCCAGGAGGCAGTGGCTCGTAGAGGGGCTCGAAGACATGGGGTTGGCGCTCCGGTGGAATTCCCGGGTCCTGGTCGTGAACGGAGACCACGACCTCTTCGTCCTGCCTGCGCGCCTTGATCTCGATCGCCTGGCCGGGGAACGAGTACCGGACGGCGTTCTCCAGCAGGTGCGTCACCACATCCCCGATGAACTGGCGGTCGGCCTGGACGAAGAGCGGGCCGGAGGCCTCGATGGAGATCGGGTTCTCCGTGGTCCGGGCGAGGTTCTCCACCCGCTCGCGGATCAGCTCCAGGAGATCGAAGGTCTCGTGCTCCTGCGTGCGCGGTCCGGGCGCCATCCGCACGGCCGTGAACAAGTGCTCCACCAGCCGGGCGATCCGGCGCGTGTTGCGCATGATGGCGGTGAGGCCCTTCTTCTGGCGGGGCGTGGAGTCCTCGTGGTGCAACAGCATCTCCGCCCAGGTCTGGATGGTGGTGACGGGCGTCTTCAGCTCATGGGCCGCGGCGGACATGAACTCCTCGCGCAGGCGCAGGGCCTCGCGCACCTGCTGGAACAGGCGCGCCTTCTCGATGGCCACGGCGAACAGCCGGCCCACGGTGGAGTAGAACTCCAGCTCCCGGCTGGAGAAGCGCCGGGGCGCATACGTGCAGCAGGTCATCACTCCCACCAGGCGATCCTGTGAGAGCAGCGGCAGCGCCGCGATCCCCCGGAAGGGCTCTTCGGTGAGCATGCACGAAGCCGGGCACTCCTCTTCCGACTGGGTGTCCTCGACGGTCTGGATGTGCTTCGTCAGGGCCGCATGCGCCGTGAGCACGGGCGCATCGAAGGGCAGGTGATGGAGCTGCTCTCTCACCCCCAGACGGTGGGAGGCGATCAGGGTGAGCTCCTGGCGCTCGGGCTCGGCCAGCCAGAGCCCCAGCGCATCTACCCCCAGGGAATGGAGGCACTGCTCGATGAACACCTGGGCGATGCGCTCGAGCTCCACTTCGCTGACCAGCGCCTGGCCAATCCGGGCCAGCGCCAGCTCCTGGTCGAGCAGCCGCGCCAGATCGTCTTCCGCCTGCTTTCGCGCGGTGATGTCCCGGATGACGACCTCTCCGAGGATGATCTGCCCCGAGGCATCCCGGACCGGGGCGCCGTTGACGCTGAGCAGGCGCTGTTTGCCATCCAGGCTGCGCAGGCGGATCTCCGCGTCGGTGAACGTCTCCCCCGACAGCGCGCGGAGGACGGGCATCTCCTTCGCCTCCAGCGGGCGCCCATCGGGGTGCCGGATGTCATAGCGCTGGAGGTACTCGGGCAGCGACCGCTCGAACTCGGAGTAGCTCTTGAGCCCGAGCAGCCGCAAGCCCGAGGGGTTGGTGCCGACCAGTCGCCCATCCCGGCCGGCGAGGAAGATGCCATCCGGCACGCTGGCGATGATCGCCGCCAGCTCGAGGGCCTGCCGCTCGGCCTCCTTGTGCAGGGCGTTGACCTCCTCCTCTCGGCGGATGACCTCCGTGGCCATGGCGTTGAAGGCGTTGCCCAGGTCCTCCATCTCATCGCCCGTGTGGATCCGCACGGTCGCGTCCCGATCGCCGCGCTCCAGGGCCTGGGCGGCCGCTCGGAGCTGATGCACCGGGCGGGCGTAGAAGCGCGCCAGCACGAAGGCCAGCAGGGCGTTGAGCAGGAGGATGCCCGTGAAGGCCAGGAGCTTGACGCGCAGCTCCGAGAACAGCGGGGCCAGCGCGACGTCGCGGGGAATGGACACGCCCACGGCCCACGGATACCTCGGCACGGGGGCGAAGGCCCCCATGTGCTCGTCACCGATGAAGGGGTTGGTGAACCGATCGAGCTGGCGGCCGATCCCCGACGCCGCCTCGCGGAGGGCCCCGAGTTCCATGAGGGCGTCGCTCTGCCGATAGGGCAGGTGGGAGGAGCCCGTGTGGAAGGCCAGCCGGCCCTGGGAATCGGCCAGGAAGATCATCTGATCCTGTTGAAGGCGGGCGTCCACGAAGCGATAGGCCAGTTGCTCGGAGCGGATCATGATGTTGACCACGCCGATGGGCGTGCCCTGGGGCCCGCGGATGGGGATGCAGGCGACCAGCCCCGTGCGCGTGGGGCGTTTGAGCTCCAGCACCTCGGAGATGATGGGGACGTTGGCGGCCATCACCTGCTGGAAGTACCGGCGGTCACGGATGTTGAGCCTGGGCGTCGCGGGCTGAGAGGGATCTCCCCAGCCCCGGTTGACGCCGTTGGCGTCATAGACACCGATGGAGTCATAGAGCGGGCTGTGCGTGACCATCTTCTTCAGGTGCGGATCCAGCACCTGGGGGTCCAGCGTCCGCAGCATCGGATCCTGCGCGATGGCCCAACCCAGACCGATGGCGCTGTCGAAGACCTCGGACACCTGCACGGCGACGGAGCGGGCCGTCATCGACTGGGACACCAGGATGGTCTGCCGGGTCCTCTGCAAATCCGACAGGAAGCCGGCGATCAGCAGGATCAGCACCGGCAGCAGGATGATGCTGAAGGCCATGAGGAGCTTGGCGTGGATGTGCAGACGTGGGCGGCTCATGGGAACACCTGCGTTGGGGTGGAAGTGAGTGCGGACGGCCCCAGCCGCTGTTGTGCAAGACGCGCGAAGGTGAACGCTTCTTGAGCGAGGGCCACCTCCAGGGCCCGCTGGAAGCTGACCTGGCTCTCCTGCTCACGACCGAGCGCGCGCAGGCTCTCGCCCCGGAGGCGATGGAGCGCCGATTCGTAGAAGCGCTCCTCTCCCAGCTGGGCCAGCGCCTTGTTCACCACCTCCAGCGCTTGCCGGGGCTGTCGCTGCCACAGGTGGATCTCCGCGAGCATGCCGAGGTTGTGGTGGTTCTGGTCGCTCCGGAGCCCGGAGGCCCGCCAGTTCTCGAGCCCCTGTCGCATGAGCGCCAGGCCCTGGGAGCCCCACCCGAGCCCGGCCATGGCCCAGCTTCGCAGCAGCGCCGACCAGCCCTGCCACAGCCGGAAGTGGTGCTCGCTCGAGAGCGCCAGGCAGCGCTCCGAGAGCTCGAGCGTGGTGGCGGCATCCCCCCGGTATTGGCAACCCAGCGCCACATGCTGGAGGGCGAAGGCGGAGGTATGGAGGTGGCCGATCCGGCCCGCCAGCTCCATGGCCTCTTGGCTCCAGAGTCGGGCCTGCTCCAGCTCGCCTCTCCAGGAGAGGATCGTCGAGCCGTAGGCCAGCCCCGCGACCTCGGGATCCACCCAATGTCGCCGTGCCAGGAGCCGGTGCTGCTCCAGGGGGAAGTGGGCGTTTTCCAGCGAGCGCTCGATCTGCTCTATCGCGGCGCGGCCCTGTCCCCGGGTGAAGGCCACCACGGCCTCCATCCAGTGCCCCAGGGCGAGGAACTCCCGGTGTCGCTGGCGCTGGCCGAGCGTGACCAGCCGCTGGGCCAGCTTGTGCGCCTGGACCAGCTCTCCGCGCGCCATGTTGAAGGCGAACGGCCCCCAGTAGGACAGCTCCAGCCGGGGCAGCACCTCGCCCACCTCGTCGAACAGCACGTGTACGCGGGCATAGGTCCGCTCGGCCTCGGGGGACTGGTAGCCCTGCACCTGCACCAGGGGCATGCCCAGCGTCAGCAGGAGCTGAAGCTCTTCCCCCTTGCGCTGAGCGGTGTCAGGCAGCTCTCGCAGCAGCTTCAGCGCCTGGTTGAGGTGGCCCATGGCCTCCTGGTAGGCCGAGCGCTGGCTGGCATGGGCTCCGGCGCGGGCCCACCAGCGGACGGCCGACGCGTGCTGGCCTGCTCGGGTGTAATGGTGGGCCAGCAGCTCCGGGCGTGACTCCGCGACCTCGGGGAATTGCCGCTCCAGCACCTCGGCGATGCGCCGGTGGTACTCGCGCCGGGTGTCGCGCACCAGGGACTGCGCGGCCGCCTCCTGGATGAGGGAGTGCCGGAAGTAGTACTCCGCGCCGCGGGAGCTGGGCTCGCTCGGCTGGAGGATGCCCGCCGCGACCAGCCCTTCCAGGTCTCGCTGCCGCGAGGCCTCCGACTGCTGCGTCAGGGCCGCCAGCAGCGCGCTGGAGAAGCGTCGCCCGACCACGGCGCCGAGCTGTGCCAGCGCCTTCTGCCGGGGAGGCAGCTCGTCCAGTCGCGCCAGCAACACCTCATGCAGGCTCAGGGGGATGGAGAAGGAGGGGGCCTGGCTGCCCCGTGGCTCCAGGAGGATGCGCGTCATCTCCTCCATGAAGAGCGGCACGCCCTCCGTCCTCTGGACGAGCTGCCGTACCAGCTCCGGCTCCAGGTCCTGGCCGTGGGTCATCTCCCGGACCAGCGACGCGGAGTCCGCCTCGGACAGCCGCTCCAGCTCCAGGAGCCGGACGCCGGGCGGCTCCAGCGGCGCATACCGCAGCTCGGAGCGGCTGCTGAGCAGCAGCAACACCCGGGACTGCCGCACCGACTCGAGCAGCCAGGCCAGGAACTCCAGGGTGGAAGGATCGGCCCAATGCACGTTCTCCACCACGGCCAGCACGGGACGCTCCCGGGCCAGGTTGCGCAGCAGGGTGCCCAGCGCCTCGAAGGCCAGGGACTTCTGTCGTTCGGGCGTGAACGGCAACTGCCCCTCCGAGGAGGGAGACAGCAGCGAGGCAAGCGCCTGCACGTGCTCGCTGGAGAGCCCGAGCGCGAGCAGCCGCGGCTCCATGGCGCGCTGGGAAGAGGGCGGGAGGCCCTCCGGGAGGGCACCCTGGAGCAGGCGCTGGAGCAGCTCGATGAGGGGGTGGAGCGCGCTGGCGGTGAACTGCGGGCCACAGAGGGCCTTCAGGCGATAGCTCTCCTCGGAGGCCACCTGGACGCGCACCTCGTGGATGAGGCGGCTCTTGCCCAGCCCTGCCTCGCCCCGAAGGAGCACGGCGCTGCCTTGCCCCCGCCGGGCTTGCTCCCACAGGCCGAGCAGCTCCCGCAGCTCCCGCTCTCGGCCCACCAGGGGCGTGAGCCCGAAGGCCGCGCGCCGCTGATCGAAGCGGGAGCGCGCCTTGCGCTTGCTCAACGCGCGGTACATCGCCACCGGGCGGTTGGTGGGCAGTCCCTCGGGAGTGGCCGAGCCCCGGGCCTCCAGCTCGAAGGCACCGCGCACCACGGTGCGGGTGGAGGCGGTGAGGAGCACGGTGTTGGGCTCCGCCTGCCGGGCCAGCCAGGCGGCCACCTCGGGGGCGTCTCCGGCGAGCGCGGGCGCGTCCGGCTCCAGCGTCCCAGTGCTCTCCCGCAGCGCCACCCGGTCCGTGTGGATGCCGACCTTCACGGCGAACCCGGGAGGAGGCCGGCGCGCGAGCTGCTGCTGGAGCACCTGGGGGAAGCTCTCCGTCAGGAGCATCCCCGCCTGGACGGCGTTTCGGGCGTCCCCCTCCTGGACCTGGGGATAGCCGAAGCAGGCAAGCACCTGGGAGCCCATGGACAGCATGATCGAGCCGCCACAGCGGCTGAGGAACTCGGCGCAGCCATGATGGAAGGCGGCCTCCAGCTCATCGCGCTCCTCGGAATCGAGCGACTCTGGCCGGCCGGCCGACACACAGCACACGAGCGTCACCTGGCGGCGCTCGGGGGGACGGGCCTGTCCTTGCTTGCGGCGCAGCCCGAGGCGCTCGCTCACCTCTTGGAGCTCCTCCAGCAATTCCTGGCCGGAGGGAATCCGCCGGGCGGGATCCTTGGCCAGGGCGGCGGCGACCAGCGGCTCCAGCTCCGAGGGCAGCTCGGGGTTGCTCTCGCGCAGCGAGGGCATGGGCCGTGGAGAGAGCACGGCGTCGCGGATGCGGTCGGGGACTCGGGAAGGGAAGGGCAGCGTGCCGGTCAGCAGCTCGTAGAGCATCACCCCGGCGGCCCAGATGTCCGTGCGCTCATCCTGCGGCTCGCCGCGCCACTGCTCCGGCGACATATAGGCGGGGGTGCCAGCGGTGGGCAGGTTGGGGAGGGGCAAGGCGCTCGCCAGCAGGTGGGCCAGGCCGAAGTCCAACAGCTTCGCCGTCCCTTCCTGGGTGACGGAGACGTTGGCGGGCTTGAGGTCGCGATGGACGAGGTGGCGGCGGTGGGCGTGCGCCAGGCCCGCGGCGATGCCCTCCATGAGCGTCAGCGCTCGCTGCAGCTCCGGCCGGCCCCGGCGCAGCAGGGCCGAGAGCGACTCACCCTCCAGGTATTCCATCACCAGGAAGGGCACCCGAGGGCCCCCATGCTCGACGCTCCACTCGGCCACGTCGAAGAGGCGGACGATGTTCTCGTGGTTCAGCCGGGCGATGGCTCGCGCCTCTTGCTGGAGCAGGCCGCCGGCGCGGCTCCCGAGTGGCAGGCCGCGGGGTCGCAGGAACTTGAGCGCCACCACCCGTTGCAGCTCCGCGTCCCACGCTCGGTACACGGTGCCCATGGAGCCCGTGCCCAGCGCCACCTGGAGCTCGAACCGCCGACCATCCGTGCCTCCCAGCTTTTCGCCGGGGACGGGACTGGGCAGCCAGGGCTCAGTGGATGCGACCTCCACCAACAGGGAGTCACCGAAGTCCTGGTCATCGTCGTCTTGCGGCGAGTCCATTCCCGGCTGCCTCTGGAGGGGCAGGCTCCCTCCTACTTGCCGTTGCGTTCCCTCGCTAAAAGCTGGGGCTAGCTCCGAAGGAGCGCAACACATCCGCTCGCATGGGCAAGAGGCCGGTCAGGCCCGTGATGGGCTTGGGCATGCGCCTCCACCCGGTATTCCCGGGGAGGGCAGCTGTTGGGGTGCGCGTGGATGTCCTTCGGATTTCAGAGGGGACTACAGCCATTCATAGGCTGCGCGGAAGGCACGTGCCCCCTCCTGCTCGACGATGTGTCCGTGGGCGACGATGACGCGTTGGATGTCCCACTTCAGGATGGAATCCACGTTGGCGCGAGCGACGGCGCGATCCCGGTTGACCACGCGATCGATCACCGAGGTGCTCAGCCGACCGTAGCCGCCGATCGTCTTGAAGACGAAGCGCGTGAACGGCGCGGCATCCGGGCCGATGTTGTGCGCGCAGTCGGTGACGATGAGGGTACGGCTGGCGCGATGGAAGAAGACGACCTCGCCGATCATGGGAGCACCGCGCCAGGGCAGGACGTCGATCTGCTCGGCCCATTCGGCGGAGACCGCTTCGGAGAGCACCGCGTGGAAGCTCAGATCCTTGCGCTTTTCCGGCAGGCCGGGCGCCGCGAAGGCGCGGGCCTGGGGGAAGGCAGTCATCCAGTCACCGATGAACAGGTGGTGGAACATGTTGGGCGCGACGAGGAAGCGCACGGGCCCGAGCGCCTCCACGGCCTGGCGCCGTTCGGGGGTGAGGCGGAGAGGGGAGTGGACCCAGAGCGCTCCATCCGCGAGCCGGATGACCGTCATCCGGGCTTCCATCTTCAGACCCATGAAGGTCAGCGGTTGTTCGGCGACCCACAGGTTTTCGTCCAGCTTGCGCAGCATGGCACCTCTCCACGGGCCCTCGAGTGGGCGTGTGGTAGACCTTTTAGGTCGGCTGGGCCAATAGGAGAACGGGTTTGAGTGGAGAGACGGGCTCGCGGTCTGGGGACGCAGGTCGCGGGTCCCTCGTCTCGGCGCGGGGCCCCCCGTCAGCGGACGGGTCCTCCCGCGCCGGCCGTCCCGCTCTTCCTCGGCTCACGGGCCGCTTTCACTCCTCAATTACCGGCGCTTCTTGAGCCAGCGGATCACGCTCACTTTGCGGAACCTGCCGCCGAACAGGTACCAGGTGAACACCGCGCCGAAGAACGCCGCCGCCAGTGCGATCCCCACGATTCCCAGCACCGGCACGTTCCCGTACATCCACGGCTTCTGCGCGAACGAGATGAACGCGCCCACGATGAACCCGCACGCGCACAGTCCCAGGAACGCGATGATCGCCACGCTGCGCAGGTTCTCGTTCAGCTTGTCGAACTGATCGGCCCGCACCGTCACCGTGAATTTTCCGGACTCGAGATCCAGCAGGATCTGCGACAGCTGCGTGGGCAGGTCCGTCGCCAGTGACTGGAAGCGCAGGAGCGTGCGCATCAGCCCGCCCTGGAATTGGCTGGGATCGTATCGGCCCGCCAGGAGTTCCTTCGCGTACGGCAGCACCATCTCCAGGATGTTCATCTCCGGGTACAGACTGCGCAGCATGCCCTCGGTCGATACCGATGCCCGGCTCAGCAGCGCGTACTCCTTCGGAATCCGGATCCGGTACTTCACCGCGAGGTCCAACAGGTCTCGCAGCAGCGTGCGCGCGTCCACCTGGCCTAGCGTCGTCGGCAGGTGCTGGCCGATGATGTTGTCGATGTCGTTGCGAAAGCCCACGAGGTTGGCCCGCGTGTCCGCCTGCCCCATCCGGTAGAGGATGCGTGCCACCGAGTCGCTGTCCTTCAGCGCCACCGCGAGGCACAGCATCACCAGCGTCTCCTGCATCGGCTTCGTGAGCCGTCCCACCACGCCGAAATCCAGCAGCGCCAGCCGGTTGCCCTCCAGCACCAGCAGGTTCCCCGGGTGCGGATCCCCGTGGAACAGGCCGTCGTCGAAGAGCTGCCGGAAGCTGCCCTCCACGATGTGGTGTGCTAGCACCTTCCGGTCGTCCTCCGACAGCTTCGCCTGGCTGATCTTCACGCCTCGGATGAACTCCAGCGTCAGGACCTTGCGGCTCGACAGCTCGTCGTACACCCGGGGGATCTTCAGGTACGGCCGATCCACGTGGTTGGCCAGGAACGCCCGGATGTTCGAGGCCTCGTTGATGAAGTCCAGCTCTTCGTGGATCGCCTTGTCGAACTCGTCCACGATCCCCGAGGGCGTGTAGACACCCGTCTCCTCGATCACGGCCTCGAGCAGTCGTGCCAGCGAGCGGAGCACCGTTAGGTCCGAGTCGATCCGCTCGGAGATCCCCGGCCGCTGCACCTTCACCACCACCTCGTCCCCCGACTGCGTCACCGCCCGGTGTACCTGCGCAATCGAGGCTGCGGCCAGAGGCGTCGGATCGATGTGCGCGAACAGATCCTGTACTTCCTTGCCCAGTGACTCGCGGATCTGTGCATGCACCTGGTCCAGGGGGATGGGATCCACCTGATCCTGGAGCATGGACAGCTCGTCGATGAACTCGGCCGGCAGCAGGTCTCCGCGCGTGGAGAGGATCTGCCCCAGCTTCACGAACGTAGGGCCCAGCTCATTGAGGAGCATCCGGAAACGACGCGCCGTGGAGGCTCGCTGGCTCTCGGGCGAGACCTCCACCTTCTCCTTGCGGCCCAGCATCCGCCACAGCCCCGCACGCTCGGTTACATCGGCGAATCCGTGCCGTGCCGCGATGACGGCGATCTGACGCACCCGGTTGAGGTCCTGGAGGATCACGCGGCCGGCACCTTCCCACGGGCGCAGGGCTCCCGCAAACGGTTGAGCGGGCGCTTCGTTGAGAAGCGGGGGGAGATGTCAGGCGGCGGGCTGGGCCACCTTGGGCGCTGGACCGAAGCGCAGCAGCACGTAGCCCACCACCGCCGACAGCAGCGAGCCCAGCAGGATGCCCAGCTTCGCCTCCGTCAGCAGTTCCGGCTCCTTCGCGAACGCCAACGTCGCCACGAACAGCGCCACCGTGAACCCGATGCCCGCCACCACCGCCACCCCATGCAGCTGCGTGACCTTCGACCCGCCCGGCATCGGCGATACCCGCGCCTTCACCGCCACCCACGTGAACAGGAAGATGCCCACCTGCTTGCCCACGAACAGCCCCACCATGATTCCCAGCGGCAGCGGCTTGGTCAGATCCGACAGCGACATGCCCTCCAGCGAGATGCCCGAGTTGGCCAGCGCGAACAGCGGGACGATCACGTACGCCACATAGCCGTGCCACAGGTGTACGAACCGGTTGAGCGGCGGCTCGATGTCCTCCAACTGCTCCTCGATATAGAGGATCTGCGCCCCCCGCACCGCCTCGTCCTCCGGCTCCTCCACGCAGCGCGTAATGTAGGCCGACAGCTCGGTGAGCACCTCGCGCCCCCGCCGCGTCGGCCGTGCCGGAATGCACATGCCCAGCACCACCCCCGACAGCGTCGCGTGTACTCCGCCGTGGTGCATCGTGTACCAGAGCGCCGCTCCCAGCAGTGCGTACACCATGCCGTTGCGCACGTAGAAGCGGTTGCACACCCCCAGCAACAGCACCACGCCCAGCGCTCCCAGCAGCCACTCCACATGCACGCCCGTGCCGTAGAAGAAGGCGATCACCAGGATGCCGCCGATGTCATCGAAGATCGCCAGCGCCGTGAGGAACACCACCAACCCGTGCGATACCCGGCCCTTGAGCAGCGTCAGGCACCCGATCGAGAAGGCGATGTCCGTGGCCATCGGGATCGCCCAGCCCTTGGCCGCCGGCGTGCCCGCATTGAAGATCATGTAGAGGCCCGCCGGCACCACCATGCCGCCCAGCGCCGCGATCAGCGGCAGCATGGCCCGCGACGGCGTGCGCAGCTCTCCCGCCGACAGCTCGCGCTTGATCTCCATGCCCACCAGGAAGAAGAAGAACGTCATCAACCCGTCGTTGATGAACTCCCGGAAGCTGAACGCCCCCCGCGACCCCGCGAGCTCCAGTGCCAGCGGCGCGTCGAAGAGCCCCGTGTAGCTTCCGGCCCACCCGGAGTTGGCCCACACCATGGCCGCCACCGCGCACAGCGCCAGCAGGATGCCGCTGCTGGCCTCCAGCCGGAAGAAGGCCTGGAGGGGCGCGATCGCGACCTTGAAGAGGGCAGGGACGGGCGGTGGCGGGCGTGGCTCCATGATCGGCCGGTAGGTTGCCTCCCTGGGGGTCGGCCGTGAATTGTTTTCGGCTCCAACAAGGGCGATTGTCGCCGCGGCGTGTTACAGGTGCGGCGCAGGTGACGTAGTGGGTAGGACGCCCGAGCGTTGATCCAGGACGGTGGGCGTGAGAGAAGGGAAGCCATGGGTGTGACGCAGGTGAAGACAGCCAAGGGCGCCGGCGAGGAGGCCGCGCTGGAATCCAACCTGGAGGGTTTGGAGAACGGGACCGAGCCCGTCGGGGCACGCGAGATCGCCTCGCTCACTCCGATGATGCGCCAGTACCTGGAGACCAAGGCGCTCCACCCGGACACCATCCTCTTCTTCCGGCTGGGCGACTTCTACGAGATGTTCTTCGAGGACGCGGTCCGCGCCTCGGAGCTGCTCCAGATCACCCTCACCGCGCGCGCCAAGGGCAGCGACAAGGTGCCCATGTGCGGGGTGCCCTACCACTCGGCCCGCCGCTACATCGGTCGCCTCATCGAACAGGGGCTCAAGGTCGCCATCTGCGAGCAGATGGAGGAGCCCGGCAACGGTCCCGGCATCGTCCGCCGCGAGGTGACGCGCATCATCACCCCCGGCATGGTGCTGGACGATGAGGTGCTCGAACCCCGGGCCAGCAACTTCGTGGCCGCCGTCCACTGGAGCGAGCGGGGCTTCGGCGCCGCGCTGCTCGAGGCCTCCACCGGCGAGTTCTTCAGTGTGGAGGCTCCCAGCGCCCAGGATCTGGTGGAGACGCTGTCCCGCGTGGAGCCCCGCGAGCTGCTGGTCCCCGAGGGGCTCAAGGCGGCGCCCGAGGTGGGCTTCCTCACCTCGCGCCTGTCGCGCCCGCCTCCGGTAACGGAGATGGAGAAGGCCGCCTTCGAGCCGGCCCGGGCCACCACCTATCTGCGCAACCACTTCGCCGTGGCCTCGCTGGAGGCCTTCGGGCTGGCCGAGGCGCCCCTGGCCACCGGCGCAGCCGGCGCGGCCCTGCGCTACCTCAAGGACACGCAGAAGACGCCCGCCGCGCACGTGGACCGGCTCAGCCGCCTGGAGCGCGCCGGCCACCTGCTCATGGACGAGTCCTCGCGCTCCAACCTGGAGGTCCTCAAGACGCTCCGGGACGGGGCGCGCAAGGGCAGCCTCCTGGGCGTGCTGGACCGCACCGCCACCAGCATGGGGGGCCGCAAGCTGGCCCGCTGGCTCGCCTCGCCCCTGTGCGCCTTGCCGGAGATCCACGCCCGCCTGGATGCGGTGGAGGAGCTGTCCGGGCGCAGCGTGTGGCGCGAGGAGCTGACCACCATCCTCAAGGAGGTGGCGGACCTGGAGCGGCTGTGCGGCCGGCTCTCGCTGGGTGCGGGCAACGCCCGGGACCTGCGCGCGCTCGGGGTGTCGCTCACGCAGCTGCCCCGGCTGGGGGCGGCGCTCTCGCGGTGCTCGGCTCCGCTGCTCAAGGCCCTGGCGGGGCCGCTGGGCGCTTTGCCCGAGCTGGCCGAGCTGTTGACCCG is drawn from Hyalangium ruber and contains these coding sequences:
- the nhaA gene encoding Na+/H+ antiporter NhaA, whose product is MEPRPPPPVPALFKVAIAPLQAFFRLEASSGILLALCAVAAMVWANSGWAGSYTGLFDAPLALELAGSRGAFSFREFINDGLMTFFFFLVGMEIKRELSAGELRTPSRAMLPLIAALGGMVVPAGLYMIFNAGTPAAKGWAIPMATDIAFSIGCLTLLKGRVSHGLVVFLTALAIFDDIGGILVIAFFYGTGVHVEWLLGALGVVLLLGVCNRFYVRNGMVYALLGAALWYTMHHGGVHATLSGVVLGMCIPARPTRRGREVLTELSAYITRCVEEPEDEAVRGAQILYIEEQLEDIEPPLNRFVHLWHGYVAYVIVPLFALANSGISLEGMSLSDLTKPLPLGIMVGLFVGKQVGIFLFTWVAVKARVSPMPGGSKVTQLHGVAVVAGIGFTVALFVATLAFAKEPELLTEAKLGILLGSLLSAVVGYVLLRFGPAPKVAQPAA